A genomic region of Trichothermofontia sichuanensis B231 contains the following coding sequences:
- a CDS encoding NAD(P)H-binding protein: MQVFVAGATGETGRRIVQILHDRQIPVRALVRDRVLAQSLLPAEVEGVVGDVLDPAGLRSAMAGCTALIIATGARPSFDMMGPYKVDYAGTKNLVQAAQATQIEHIVLVSSLCVSQFFHLLNLFWLVLFWKQQAEMVVKRSGIPYTIVRPGGLKNDPPSLPLVMAPADTLFEGSIARQQVVEVCVEALLHPQARHKVVEIVARAAAPVQAIADSFALIPSS; encoded by the coding sequence ATGCAGGTCTTTGTGGCTGGAGCAACGGGCGAAACGGGACGTCGCATTGTCCAAATTCTGCACGATCGCCAGATTCCGGTACGTGCCTTGGTCCGCGATCGTGTCCTAGCCCAATCCCTTTTACCCGCTGAAGTTGAGGGTGTCGTGGGGGACGTGCTAGACCCTGCGGGGTTACGATCAGCAATGGCGGGGTGTACAGCCCTAATTATTGCGACGGGTGCACGCCCCAGCTTCGATATGATGGGTCCCTACAAGGTGGACTATGCGGGGACCAAGAACTTGGTACAGGCTGCCCAAGCTACCCAAATTGAACACATTGTGCTGGTTTCGTCCCTCTGTGTTTCGCAGTTTTTCCATCTACTTAACCTGTTCTGGCTGGTCCTGTTCTGGAAACAACAGGCGGAGATGGTGGTCAAACGTAGCGGGATTCCCTATACGATCGTCCGCCCTGGCGGCTTAAAAAATGATCCTCCTAGCCTGCCCCTAGTGATGGCACCGGCAGATACGTTGTTCGAGGGCAGTATTGCGCGGCAACAGGTGGTCGAGGTTTGTGTGGAGGCCCTGCTGCACCCCCAAGCCCGTCATAAGGTGGTTGAGATTGTGGCACGAGCAGCAGCACCCGTTCAGGCGATCGCCGATAGTTTTGCCCTGATCCCCAGTTCCTAG
- a CDS encoding DUF1997 domain-containing protein: MQTPLTPYPISDGFDLVIGDYPDLSDAGDAAHVIIDAFHAEGAAAQPTPEMMRFYNHFTGTMAMNAPPDIVAAYLGTHHEWFRRCAHPMKAELITENGYALSLGRFGSFGYVVEPKIGLDLIPPEAGIYRIQTIPVPNYTPRGYEVDFRAELELVESPAPLPASDCPLTQVEWRLDLTVWLQFPHFIQRLPCNLIVKTGNHVLGQVVRQISRRLTHKVQEDFHRLHNLPLPKGAKR, encoded by the coding sequence ATGCAGACACCCTTGACACCCTATCCCATCTCTGATGGGTTTGACCTCGTGATTGGGGACTACCCAGATCTGAGTGATGCCGGTGATGCCGCCCATGTCATTATTGATGCGTTTCACGCAGAAGGGGCTGCGGCACAGCCTACTCCAGAGATGATGCGGTTCTACAACCACTTTACCGGGACAATGGCGATGAATGCTCCCCCGGATATCGTGGCAGCCTACTTGGGAACTCACCATGAATGGTTCCGGCGGTGTGCCCACCCGATGAAAGCTGAATTGATTACAGAGAATGGCTATGCCCTCTCCCTGGGGCGGTTTGGCTCCTTTGGCTATGTGGTTGAACCCAAAATCGGTCTGGACCTGATCCCCCCAGAAGCTGGCATTTATCGGATTCAAACCATTCCCGTCCCCAATTACACCCCCCGTGGCTATGAGGTGGACTTCCGGGCAGAACTGGAATTGGTCGAATCGCCGGCACCCCTCCCAGCTAGCGATTGCCCACTTACCCAGGTGGAATGGCGCTTAGATCTAACAGTCTGGCTGCAATTCCCCCACTTTATCCAACGTTTGCCTTGTAACCTGATCGTCAAGACTGGTAACCATGTGCTGGGCCAAGTGGTCCGCCAGATCTCCCGACGGCTAACCCATAAAGTCCAGGAAGACTTCCACCGGCTCCATAATCTGCCCTTGCCCAAAGGGGCTAAACGGTAG
- the glpX gene encoding class II fructose-bisphosphatase, which yields MENTISLEIIEVVEKAAIASARWMGKGEKNIADQVAVEAMRERLNQIHMRGRIVIGEGERDEAPMLYIGEEVGICTRPDAKDYCNPEELVEIDIAVDPCEGTNLVAYGQPGSMAVLAISEKGGLFAAPDFYMRKLAAPAVARNHVDIRKTPTENLKILAECMDRSVEELVVVVMDRPRHKELIQEIRQAGARVRLISDGDVSAALCCAFSGTNIHCLMGIGAAPEGVISAAAMRCLGGHFQGQLVYDPEVVQTGLIGESKEGNIARLKEMGIEDPDRVYNADELASGETVLFAACGITPGVLMQGVRYFHGGARTQSLVISSQSKTARFVDTIHMFEEPKYLQLH from the coding sequence GTGGAAAACACCATTAGCTTAGAGATTATTGAGGTTGTTGAAAAGGCGGCGATCGCCTCGGCCCGTTGGATGGGTAAAGGCGAGAAAAACATCGCTGACCAAGTGGCCGTGGAGGCCATGCGTGAACGGCTGAACCAGATTCACATGCGCGGTCGCATTGTCATTGGTGAAGGGGAGCGGGATGAAGCACCGATGCTTTACATCGGCGAAGAAGTGGGCATCTGCACTAGACCGGATGCTAAGGACTACTGCAACCCTGAGGAACTGGTCGAGATCGACATTGCTGTTGACCCCTGTGAAGGGACTAACCTGGTGGCCTACGGTCAGCCCGGTTCAATGGCGGTGTTGGCGATTTCCGAAAAGGGGGGCCTTTTCGCGGCGCCCGACTTCTATATGCGTAAGTTGGCTGCGCCAGCCGTGGCTCGTAACCATGTTGATATCCGCAAAACCCCAACGGAAAACCTGAAGATCCTGGCTGAGTGCATGGATCGCTCAGTTGAAGAACTGGTGGTGGTGGTTATGGATCGCCCCCGTCACAAGGAATTAATCCAGGAAATTCGGCAGGCGGGGGCACGGGTTCGTCTGATTAGTGATGGGGACGTTTCCGCGGCTCTGTGTTGTGCTTTTTCTGGGACCAACATCCACTGTCTGATGGGGATCGGTGCCGCTCCAGAAGGCGTGATTTCAGCCGCTGCCATGCGTTGTCTGGGGGGCCACTTCCAGGGTCAACTGGTCTATGATCCTGAAGTCGTGCAGACGGGTCTCATTGGTGAGAGCAAGGAGGGCAATATTGCCCGCCTGAAGGAAATGGGGATTGAGGATCCCGATCGCGTTTACAATGCGGATGAACTGGCTTCTGGTGAGACCGTCCTCTTTGCTGCTTGCGGGATCACCCCTGGTGTACTGATGCAAGGGGTACGTTACTTCCACGGAGGTGCCCGGACCCAGAGCTTGGTCATCTCCAGCCAGTCGAAGACTGCCCGCTTTGTGGATACGATCCACATGTTTGAAGAACCCAAGTACCTCCAATTGCATTAA
- the rfbB gene encoding dTDP-glucose 4,6-dehydratase, with amino-acid sequence MTLASSPRCLLITGGAGFIGANFVHHWFQQYPNDRLVVLDALTYAGNRQSLAPLEGAANFRFVQGNICDRELVEQLLREEPIDTIAHFAAESHVDRSILGPGAFVQTNVVGTFTLLEAFRQHWYSLGQPDTYRFLHVSTDEVYGSLGPDDPPFSETTPYAPNSPYSASKAGSDHLARAYFHTYGLPTLITNCSNNYGPYHFPEKLIPLCCINILLGKALPIYGDGQNVRDWLYVQDHCRALAMVIHHGQPGETYNIGGCNEVKNLDLVQMLCDLMDELAPELPVRPSRKLITFVKDRPGHDRRYAIDATKLRTELGWEPTVTIAEGLRQTVQWFLNNRDWWQPLLSAEYQDYYQQVYASSA; translated from the coding sequence ATGACACTTGCTTCCTCTCCCCGTTGCTTGCTGATTACCGGTGGGGCTGGCTTTATTGGGGCCAACTTTGTCCACCATTGGTTCCAACAGTATCCCAACGATCGCCTGGTGGTTCTCGATGCCCTGACCTATGCGGGCAATCGCCAGAGCTTGGCACCCCTGGAAGGAGCTGCCAATTTTCGTTTTGTCCAGGGTAATATCTGCGATCGCGAGCTGGTGGAGCAACTCTTGCGGGAAGAGCCAATCGATACCATTGCCCACTTTGCCGCTGAATCCCACGTCGATCGCTCGATTTTAGGTCCAGGGGCCTTTGTCCAGACCAACGTAGTCGGGACCTTTACCCTGCTGGAAGCCTTCCGGCAACACTGGTACAGTCTGGGCCAACCGGACACGTACCGCTTTCTCCACGTTTCAACCGATGAGGTGTACGGCAGCCTTGGCCCCGATGATCCGCCCTTCAGTGAGACCACGCCCTACGCCCCCAACAGCCCCTATTCCGCCTCAAAAGCAGGCAGCGATCACTTGGCGCGGGCCTATTTCCACACCTATGGCCTCCCCACCCTCATCACCAACTGTTCCAATAACTACGGTCCCTACCACTTTCCGGAAAAGCTGATCCCCCTGTGTTGCATCAATATCCTGTTAGGTAAAGCCCTGCCCATCTATGGCGATGGTCAAAACGTGCGCGATTGGCTCTACGTCCAGGACCATTGCCGTGCCCTGGCGATGGTTATCCACCACGGCCAACCGGGGGAAACCTATAACATTGGCGGTTGTAACGAGGTGAAGAACCTGGATCTGGTGCAGATGTTGTGTGACCTGATGGATGAGCTAGCACCAGAGTTGCCCGTGCGTCCCAGTCGCAAGTTGATCACTTTTGTCAAAGACCGACCGGGCCACGATCGTCGCTATGCGATCGATGCTACCAAACTCCGCACAGAACTCGGTTGGGAACCAACCGTCACCATAGCGGAGGGGTTGCGTCAAACCGTGCAGTGGTTTCTTAACAACCGGGATTGGTGGCAACCACTCCTCTCGGCGGAATATCAGGACTATTACCAGCAGGTCTATGCCTCATCAGCCTGA
- a CDS encoding YggT family protein, with amino-acid sequence MDASLSLLFTTLSTALQFYLVLLIIRILLSWFPNVNWYNPPFSILSQLTDPYLNLFRAIIPPLGGLDFSPMLAIFLLNPVLSTLLNTVSRQVAYGSYGF; translated from the coding sequence ATGGATGCTTCTCTGTCCCTATTATTTACTACCCTATCAACAGCGCTGCAATTTTACCTGGTTCTGTTGATTATCCGGATCCTACTTAGTTGGTTTCCCAATGTGAACTGGTACAATCCACCGTTTTCGATCCTGAGCCAACTTACGGACCCCTACCTCAACCTCTTTCGAGCAATTATTCCACCCCTAGGAGGTCTGGACTTCTCCCCCATGCTGGCTATTTTCCTTCTCAATCCTGTCCTCAGCACCTTGCTCAACACCGTTAGTCGACAAGTCGCCTACGGTAGCTACGGTTTCTAA
- the ilvB gene encoding biosynthetic-type acetolactate synthase large subunit: MQLQSVAVKRATGAYALIDSLKRHGVRHIFGYPGGAILPIYDEIYRAEADGSLQHILVRHEQGAAHAADGYARATGMVGVCFGTSGPGATNLVTGIATAQMDSIPMVVITGQVPRAAIGSDAFQEIDIYGITLPIVKHSYVARDPRDIPRMVAEAFHIASTGRPGPVLIDVPKDVGLEEFDYTPVEPGSVKLAGYRPTVKGNPRQIAQAVELIRQAHRPLLYVGGGAIAASAHAEIQELAEHFHIPVTTTLMGKGAFDENHPLAVGMLGMHGTAYANFAVSECDLLIAVGARFDDRVTGRLDQFASHAKVIHIDIDPAEVGKNRKPDVPIVGDVRQVLIDLLHRIRETGVQTDAHQTLPWRLKIKNWREDYPLQIPHPPDSLSPQEVIVELGRQAPHAYYTTDVGQHQMWAAQFLNTGPRRWISSAGLGTMGYGVPAAMGVKFALPNEDVICVSGDASFQMNLQELATIAQYDVNVKIVVINNGWQGMVRQWQQTFYEERYVASNMEVGMPDLVKLGDAFGIKGMSISHRNELVPAITEMLAHTGPVLLDARVTKDENCYPMVAPGKANAEMLGLPTPQRDLSATPTEISCHSCGTVNPSTYQFCPICGSKL, translated from the coding sequence GTGCAACTACAAAGCGTGGCCGTGAAACGAGCAACCGGTGCGTATGCCCTGATCGACAGTCTTAAGCGTCATGGCGTGCGCCACATCTTCGGCTATCCCGGTGGGGCGATCCTGCCAATCTACGATGAGATCTACCGGGCAGAGGCCGATGGTAGTCTCCAACATATCCTGGTGCGCCACGAACAGGGGGCAGCCCATGCTGCCGATGGCTATGCCCGTGCTACTGGCATGGTGGGGGTATGTTTTGGGACCTCTGGCCCTGGTGCAACCAATCTGGTGACCGGAATTGCCACCGCCCAGATGGACTCGATCCCAATGGTGGTCATCACCGGTCAGGTGCCCCGCGCCGCGATCGGGAGTGACGCTTTCCAGGAAATTGACATCTATGGCATCACGCTACCGATTGTCAAACACTCTTACGTTGCCCGTGATCCTCGCGACATTCCCCGCATGGTGGCTGAAGCCTTCCACATTGCCAGTACGGGCCGCCCCGGCCCTGTGCTGATCGATGTTCCCAAGGATGTCGGTCTCGAAGAGTTTGACTATACCCCCGTTGAACCTGGCTCAGTCAAGCTGGCAGGGTATCGCCCGACAGTCAAGGGGAATCCCCGCCAGATCGCCCAGGCAGTGGAATTGATCCGTCAGGCCCACCGACCTCTACTTTATGTTGGTGGCGGCGCGATCGCAGCCTCAGCCCATGCAGAGATTCAGGAGTTGGCTGAACATTTCCATATCCCGGTGACGACGACTTTGATGGGTAAGGGGGCCTTTGACGAAAACCATCCCCTGGCCGTCGGGATGTTGGGAATGCATGGTACAGCATACGCCAACTTCGCCGTGAGTGAGTGCGATTTATTGATTGCGGTGGGTGCCCGCTTTGACGATCGGGTAACGGGTAGATTGGATCAATTTGCCTCCCATGCCAAGGTGATTCACATCGACATCGATCCAGCCGAGGTTGGCAAGAACCGTAAACCAGATGTGCCGATCGTTGGTGATGTGCGTCAGGTCTTGATCGATTTATTGCATCGCATTCGGGAGACGGGGGTACAAACTGATGCCCACCAGACCCTCCCTTGGCGGCTGAAGATCAAAAACTGGCGCGAGGACTATCCGCTCCAGATCCCCCATCCCCCTGACAGCCTCTCACCCCAGGAAGTCATTGTGGAACTGGGACGGCAAGCGCCCCATGCTTACTACACCACTGACGTGGGACAGCACCAGATGTGGGCAGCGCAATTCCTGAATACCGGACCACGCCGCTGGATTTCGAGCGCGGGTCTGGGCACGATGGGCTATGGAGTCCCCGCAGCGATGGGTGTCAAGTTTGCCCTACCCAATGAAGACGTGATCTGTGTGAGTGGGGATGCCAGCTTCCAGATGAACTTGCAAGAGTTGGCGACGATCGCCCAGTACGATGTCAACGTCAAGATTGTGGTGATCAATAATGGCTGGCAGGGCATGGTCCGCCAGTGGCAGCAAACCTTCTATGAGGAGCGCTATGTGGCCTCTAATATGGAAGTCGGTATGCCAGATCTGGTTAAACTGGGCGATGCCTTTGGCATTAAGGGGATGTCGATTTCCCACCGCAATGAGTTGGTCCCCGCGATCACCGAAATGTTGGCCCATACGGGACCGGTGTTGCTAGATGCGCGGGTGACCAAGGATGAAAACTGCTACCCAATGGTGGCACCTGGCAAGGCCAATGCTGAAATGTTGGGCTTACCGACGCCCCAACGAGATCTCTCAGCCACGCCGACAGAGATTAGCTGTCACAGCTGCGGTACGGTGAACCCGTCTACGTATCAGTTCTGCCCAATTTGTGGGTCTAAGTTGTAG
- a CDS encoding chromophore lyase CpcT/CpeT, producing MSHSTDIVTLARWMAADFSNQEQAFENPPLYAHIRVCMRPLPPNLFPGGIGLLVEQAYDYMLTRPYRIRVLNLQVVGDHIEIENYALKDEAAFYNATREPARLATLTLDHLDKLAGCNMITEWTGRSFKGYVEPGKGCMVVRDGRRTYLDSTFEIDADRFISLDRGRDPETDEHLWGSIAGPFHFVRWASFADEISSESL from the coding sequence GTGTCCCATTCGACTGATATCGTAACCTTGGCCCGCTGGATGGCGGCTGATTTCAGTAATCAGGAACAAGCCTTTGAAAATCCGCCCCTGTACGCCCACATTCGCGTGTGTATGCGCCCATTGCCTCCCAACCTCTTTCCTGGTGGCATTGGGCTGCTGGTCGAACAGGCTTACGATTACATGCTGACGCGGCCCTATCGAATTCGCGTCCTGAATTTACAGGTGGTGGGTGATCATATTGAAATCGAAAACTACGCTCTCAAGGATGAGGCGGCTTTTTATAACGCTACCCGTGAACCGGCCCGATTGGCGACTTTAACCCTCGATCACTTGGATAAGCTAGCGGGCTGTAATATGATCACCGAGTGGACGGGGCGGAGTTTTAAGGGCTATGTGGAACCCGGTAAGGGCTGCATGGTGGTCCGGGATGGCCGTCGTACTTACCTGGATAGTACGTTTGAAATTGATGCCGATCGCTTTATCAGCCTCGATCGCGGGCGGGACCCAGAGACGGATGAGCACTTGTGGGGATCGATCGCGGGGCCTTTTCACTTCGTGCGCTGGGCCAGCTTTGCCGACGAAATTTCCAGTGAGTCACTTTGA
- a CDS encoding FxLYD domain-containing protein: MLRRSFLICVLGMCLWLTTVWRAAPALALTQIKLSDLTYEACPEEIGAGAVTSDGSGAAANCFLITGKATNPSGKPVYNADIFGRVYDANGNPVMQNRNRLGAIEYLPPGTSDFQLRISVPASQPTPLQLKQFKASGFAGQVRR; the protein is encoded by the coding sequence ATGCTGCGCCGAAGTTTCCTTATCTGTGTCTTGGGTATGTGCCTGTGGCTGACCACTGTCTGGCGAGCCGCCCCTGCCTTGGCCCTCACCCAGATCAAACTGTCGGATCTCACCTATGAAGCTTGCCCGGAAGAGATCGGCGCTGGAGCCGTAACGAGTGATGGCTCGGGAGCCGCCGCTAATTGCTTCCTCATCACGGGAAAAGCTACTAATCCGTCCGGCAAACCCGTCTACAATGCCGATATTTTTGGCCGTGTCTATGACGCCAATGGTAATCCGGTGATGCAGAACCGCAATCGTCTCGGCGCGATCGAATACTTGCCGCCTGGGACCAGTGATTTCCAACTCCGGATTTCAGTACCTGCTAGCCAGCCTACTCCCCTGCAATTGAAACAGTTTAAGGCATCAGGTTTTGCGGGCCAGGTGCGGCGTTAA